The following coding sequences are from one Streptomyces sp. NBC_00536 window:
- a CDS encoding ABC transporter ATP-binding protein, with protein sequence MSGERTDGADGHGPDGRAEAAVNGGPSYEELRRRAVAATEPPPPEAGTAIVCDRLVRVFSADGIEVQALQGLELTVAQGDLVALVGASGSGKSTLLNILAGQDRPTAGTARVAGYDLLEMSSRDRLRYRREAVGFVWQQTARNLLPFLTTTQNIALPMQLTGGGRGAAKRHAARTAELIDALDLGPLAGRRPAELSGGQQQRVAVAVAMAGAPKVLLADEPTGELDSETGAAVFEAFRTVNRELGATVVVVTHDPMVAGEVRRTVAIRDGRTSSEVLRRTVTDEHGAESVSEREYVMLDRSGRVQLPRTFLEALGMEHRVAVDLGSDHIELRPDSAG encoded by the coding sequence ATGAGCGGCGAGCGGACAGACGGCGCGGACGGCCACGGGCCGGACGGCCGGGCGGAGGCGGCCGTGAACGGCGGGCCCAGCTACGAGGAACTGCGCCGGCGCGCGGTGGCGGCCACCGAGCCCCCGCCGCCCGAGGCGGGCACGGCCATCGTGTGCGACCGCCTGGTACGGGTGTTCAGCGCCGACGGCATCGAGGTACAGGCCCTCCAGGGGCTGGAGTTGACGGTGGCCCAGGGTGATCTGGTCGCCCTGGTCGGCGCCTCGGGCAGCGGCAAGTCGACGCTGCTGAACATCCTGGCGGGCCAGGACCGGCCCACGGCGGGCACCGCCCGGGTGGCCGGTTACGACCTGCTGGAGATGTCGTCGCGGGACCGGCTGCGCTACCGGCGCGAGGCGGTCGGCTTCGTCTGGCAGCAGACGGCGCGCAACCTGCTGCCGTTCCTGACGACCACTCAGAACATAGCCCTGCCGATGCAGTTGACGGGTGGCGGGCGGGGAGCGGCGAAGCGGCACGCGGCCCGCACGGCGGAACTGATCGACGCCCTGGACCTCGGCCCGCTCGCGGGCCGCCGCCCGGCCGAACTCTCCGGCGGGCAGCAGCAGCGGGTGGCCGTGGCCGTGGCGATGGCGGGCGCCCCGAAGGTCCTCCTCGCCGACGAACCCACCGGCGAGCTGGACTCCGAGACCGGCGCGGCCGTCTTCGAGGCCTTCCGGACGGTCAACCGGGAGCTGGGGGCCACGGTGGTCGTCGTCACCCACGACCCGATGGTCGCGGGCGAGGTGCGGCGCACGGTGGCCATCCGTGACGGCCGTACCAGCAGCGAGGTGCTGCGGCGCACGGTCACCGACGAGCACGGCGCGGAGTCGGTCAGCGAGCGCGAGTACGTGATGCTGGACCGCAGCGGCCGGGTCCAGCTGCCGCGCACCTTCCTGGAGGCGCTCGGGATGGAACACCGGGTGGCGGTCGACCTCGGCTCCGACCACATCGAACTCCGGCCGGACTCGGCCGGATAG